A stretch of Candidatus Thermoplasmatota archaeon DNA encodes these proteins:
- a CDS encoding secondary thiamine-phosphate synthase enzyme YjbQ → MIVSDEIVIKTKGEIEIIDLTEKVSSLIEKAKLKKGILVLFVPGSTGALTTLEYEPGLLKDLPKALERLFPRDIEYKHHETWHDYNGHSHVRASFIGPSLTIPVKNGKLTLGTWQQIVFIELDVRARERRIEVQIIGE, encoded by the coding sequence ATGATTGTAAGCGACGAAATTGTTATAAAAACCAAAGGCGAGATTGAAATTATAGATTTAACTGAAAAAGTCTCCTCGCTTATAGAGAAAGCTAAACTAAAAAAAGGTATTCTCGTGCTTTTCGTGCCTGGCTCTACAGGCGCTCTGACTACTTTAGAATACGAGCCAGGGTTACTTAAAGACTTACCTAAAGCGCTCGAGAGACTTTTTCCTAGAGATATAGAGTACAAGCATCACGAGACATGGCACGATTATAACGGGCATAGCCATGTAAGAGCTTCTTTTATAGGGCCTAGTCTAACAATACCTGTAAAGAACGGCAAATTGACTTTAGGCACATGGCAACAGATTGTTTTTATTGAGCTTGATGTTCGTGCAAGAGAGCGAAGAATAGAAGTTCAAATTATAGGAGAGTAA